The nucleotide window TGGTCTTATGTTAAACGCTCCGGGGGAACCATTTTTCGGATCTTTACGATGTATGAACCCCTCAAGGTTTTTTCTCTTCTGGGGGGAGGAATATTTGGTGTGGGTGTTTTAATTGGACTTCGGTATCTTTATTTTAATTGGATGGGACAGGGCTCAGGACATATTCAGTCCTTAATTCTAGGGGCGGCGCTTTTAATTATCGGTTTTCAGGTGGTGGTGTTGGGGCTGTTATCTGATTTAATTGCCTCAAACCGGAAACTGATTGAAGATGGGTTGTTTCGAATCAAGAAGATTGAATTAAAACAAGAAAAACCAGACCCCCCAACGTAACCCAAACCACAAAAAAAAACCGACCCACCCGAAAAACCAAACAAACAAGACCAACCATTTAAGGACTCGGAATTTCCCCCAAGGGGGAGTTCAGGAGCATTTTTGCGTTTTTTACACGGATGGATGTGGGATCCGGGCTAAGGGAAATCACTTTTTCAAGATGGAAACGGGCTTCTTTTTGTTTTCCAAGTTGTCGAAGGACCAAGGCTAAATCATAATGTCCTTCTGGGAAAAGTGGATGGATCGCAATGGATTTTCCTATATATTCGGCGGCTTTTTCCAGGTCATCTTGCTTTTGTTGGGTTTGATGGGCCGCTCTCTCAGCCCGATCGAAATAAATGTTCCCTAAATAAAATAATGCCTCGTGGTTGGAGGGGTTGAAACGCAAAGCCTGGAGAAGAAGTGCTTCTGCTTTCCCTTCCTCCCCTTTTACACGATAGAGGTTTCCCAAGGAGGAACTGGCCAAAGATTTTCCAAAATCCTCATATATGGATTGAAGGGCGAGATTGAGTTCCCTCTCCGCTTCCTGGAAACGTCCTTCGCCAATGAAAGCATGGGCCAGGTTGTTGTGGGGAAGTCCGTATTCAGGAATTTTTTGAGTCAGATCGGTCCAAAAGGCAATATTGTCGCTCCAAACCTGATTCCGTAGGTAGGTGGTCCAAGACCATGGAATCAGAATCAAACCTATCATCAGGGTCATGAAAAGGATTTGATTGATTCGAGAAAATGTTTGTTTAAAAACGGAGGATTGGAATAATTGCACCAATAGGAATCCGGTTAGAAGGCAAATTCCGAAAGAGGGAATGTAAAGATACCGCTCCGCCAAAGGGGTTTTGGAAACTGAGGAGAATGCCACCAAAAGGGATGGGCTCAAGGAAAGAAAAACCCACGTTAGGGAAAAGGTGATCAAAAAATGTTTTTTCCAATAGGCCCACCCGAAAAGGATCGAAAAACAGACCAGCAGCACGATTGAGATGATCCAATGAGATAGGTCATTGGGAATTTCAGGAATAAAAGCCTGAAGGTTAAAAGGCCACAGGAGTTTTTTAAGGTAAAACCCTGCAATCAGAATGATATCCAGAAACACATTTTTTTCTGTTGGTATTTTCCACTGCATTTCTCCAATGCTACTTCCCAGTGCTGCGTGCCTCAATGCATAATAGGAAAGGAGAGCAACCCCTGGAAGAAGATAGGTAAACAGGTTGGGGGATTGAGGAGAATGGCCTGTTTTTTGGACGTCCCTTCTCTGGATAAAGTCAAAAAAAGGGAAAAGCAGGAGGAGGGCAATGGCTACTTCTTTTCCGCAAAGGGCTAGGAATAAAAAGATTGTTGAGAAAACAAGGAATCCAAAAGAATTTTTTTCGTTGTATTTTGAATAACAAAACATCGAAAAGAACATAAAAAAAGCGGAGATAGAATCTGTGCGGCCCGACATCCATGCCACACTTTCGGTGTGAATCGGATGCACCGCAAAAAGAGACGAGGAAAGCAGGGCAATCCAGTTTTTCATGGGATGGTCAGGAAGAAGCTGTCGGGAGAGGAAAAAGACCAGAAGGGTATTTCCAATATGAAAAAGAAAAACAGTGAGGTGGTATCCGAAAGGTTCCTGATTCCAAAGGGTTTGATCCCAAAGAAATGAAAGGGTGATGAGGGGGCGATAATAATTTTTGCTGATTTGGAAAATCGTTAAATCGGGAAAGAGAACATCACGGAGGGTTTGGAACCCGGGAAATTGCTGTTCGATCAGGATGACATCATCCCACACAAATTGATTGGTGAGGACGTTTACGTTGACCAGAATGGAAAGGAGGAGAGGCGGTAGCCAAAATTTGGATTTCACCCAGGGCGATTGGCCCACTCAAAATCCTTCTGGGGAGTGTCCTGCAAAGGGGACGTTTGAGAAAAGAGAAACCATAGGATGCTGTGAAAGTATACCTAAAATTTTTAAGGGTCGCAAGAAATCATCGGTCCCTTCAATAAGGATTTAGGAATTGTCCACCATCGCTTGGTTCATAGGCCATCCCTTCCCAAATTTTCCCCACTTGGGAAATGAAAAATTCCCCCAACTTCCCCCTCTTTAAAAAAGACCCCACCCAACTTCCCCTCTTTGGAAAAGAACCCACCCAACTTCCCCCTCTTTGGAAAAGAGGGGTCAGGGGAGATTCTACAATCTCAAATCCCCCTTCATCCCCCTTTTCAAAAGGGGGAGAGAAATGGAAGGTCCCCTTTTTCTAAGGGAAAAGTTCCTATCATAGTTTCCCTTCTTTAGAAAAAGAACCTCACCAAAATTTTCTTCTTTGAAAAGAACCCTCAATTGTTACCTTTCTTTGGAAAGAGGGCTCCCCCCAACATTCCCCTCTTTAAAAAAGACCCCACCCAACTTCCCCTCTTTGGAAAAGAACCCACCCAAATCCCCCTCTTTTCCAAAGAGGGGTCAGGGGAGATTTAATAATTACAAAACAAGATGGTTCATACACTCTCCTGGTCTAAGGGCTTGCGATTCATTTTTACCATGTTATAATATCTCTGGTTCTTTTAGAATTCAGAAATGACCTTCTATTTTGGTTTTTTGTTTTTGACCCGTGAGTTAAGAGAAATTTTTTTTAAAAAAAAGGAAAGTGCTAGCTAATGGAAACCTGTTTGGTAACCGGAGGGGCCGGTTTTATCGGGAGCCATCTTTGTGAGAAGCTCCTTGGGAAAGGGTACCATGTATTGTGCATGGACAATTTTATTACGGGCCGTAAGGAGAATATTCAGCCCCTTTTTTCCAACCCCCATTTTAAATTTCTTCACCATGATGTGATTCAGTCCATTGAACTCAAAGAAGAGGTGCATTATATTTTTCATTTTGCCAGTCCCGCCAGCCCGGTGCATTATCAGTGGTATCCTTTGGAAACCGCCCTGGTCAATTCAACCGGAACCAAAAATTTGTTAGACGTCACATTGGGTGGGCCCACCAAATTTTTACTGGCCTCCACCTCGGAAGTCTACGGGGATCCCCTGGTTCACCCCCAAAAAGAGAGTTACTGGGGGAATGTCAACACGGTAGGTCCCAGAAGCTGTTATGATGAAAGCAAGCGTTTGGCGGAGACCCTGACTACTATATATCACCAGGAATTCGGTTGTGATGTGGCCATTGTCCGGATCTTTAATACCTACGGTCCGAGGATGAAAAAGGATGATGGGCGAGTGGTCTCTAATTTTATTTGCCAGGCGATCCGGAATCTTCCATTAACCGTTTACGGAGATGGAAAGCAAACCAGAAGCCTATGTTATGTGGATGATCTGATTGAAGGCATTACCCATGTGATGTTTTCAAAAACGACTTCGGGAGAGGTGTTTAATCTGGGGAACCCCCATGAGGTGACCATCGGAGAGTTGGCGATCGTTATTAAGGGTTTAACCCGGTCTAAATCGGAAATTTCCTACCATCCCCTGCCACAAGATGATCCAAAGCAGAGAAACCCGGATATTCAAAAAATCGGTGATCAGCTCGGATGGGCGCCCAAAATCTCCCTGGAAAAAGGGCTTTCCCAGACCATTGATTGGTTCCAGAAAAATCAGGGAAAAAGTTAAACAACCACTTTTTCTATAACCTTTCCCTTTTAACTTCTCCTTTATAAATAACCCAGCTTTTCCATGGTCGGTCCCGCAATTTCCATTACCATTTTGAGTTCCTCGTGGGTAAGGCCTTTTTTATATTTTCCGAGGCAATGATGTTTAATTAAACTTAACTTAAACCCACTAGGATCTACCTTTAACCAATTTCCAAGTTCCTGTAATTCTTTTTTAGGGTTTTCCACCAGGTTTTCATAGCGCATGGTATAGATTTTATCTTTATTTTTTTCCATTATTTCAATCGCCGAGACCCAACGTCTTGCCACTTTTTCTGGGGTATCTAGGGTATTCACCCAGGGTTGGTTTCGCCATCGCGTCCTGGCCATATTAAGGGTGGAACTTGTTACATCCCTGCAGTCACGATAAATGACCAAGCAGTTTAAAAGTTTTGAATCAACCAATTGATCCAGGAGAAAGATATAATCGGGCCATTTATCCCCCACAAGGGTTGAAGAAAATATGGATTTTAATGCCGTTATGTGAGATTGCAACCCTAATGGCTTTGAATGAGAAGGAAAAAGATGGAGGAGATACCGGGAGATAAAGATAAAATTCGCTA belongs to Nitrospiria bacterium and includes:
- a CDS encoding tetratricopeptide repeat protein, whose translation is MKSKFWLPPLLLSILVNVNVLTNQFVWDDVILIEQQFPGFQTLRDVLFPDLTIFQISKNYYRPLITLSFLWDQTLWNQEPFGYHLTVFLFHIGNTLLVFFLSRQLLPDHPMKNWIALLSSSLFAVHPIHTESVAWMSGRTDSISAFFMFFSMFCYSKYNEKNSFGFLVFSTIFLFLALCGKEVAIALLLLFPFFDFIQRRDVQKTGHSPQSPNLFTYLLPGVALLSYYALRHAALGSSIGEMQWKIPTEKNVFLDIILIAGFYLKKLLWPFNLQAFIPEIPNDLSHWIISIVLLVCFSILFGWAYWKKHFLITFSLTWVFLSLSPSLLVAFSSVSKTPLAERYLYIPSFGICLLTGFLLVQLFQSSVFKQTFSRINQILFMTLMIGLILIPWSWTTYLRNQVWSDNIAFWTDLTQKIPEYGLPHNNLAHAFIGEGRFQEAERELNLALQSIYEDFGKSLASSSLGNLYRVKGEEGKAEALLLQALRFNPSNHEALFYLGNIYFDRAERAAHQTQQKQDDLEKAAEYIGKSIAIHPLFPEGHYDLALVLRQLGKQKEARFHLEKVISLSPDPTSIRVKNAKMLLNSPLGEIPSP
- a CDS encoding sulfotransferase; amino-acid sequence: MALLLCGHQRSGTTLLQKVCNSHPDITITMEFGNFLNLELSYRAYCVFFLKRWWNIKNEWGINPNYGFMKSGMLANFIFISRYLLHLFPSHSKPLGLQSHITALKSIFSSTLVGDKWPDYIFLLDQLVDSKLLNCLVIYRDCRDVTSSTLNMARTRWRNQPWVNTLDTPEKVARRWVSAIEIMEKNKDKIYTMRYENLVENPKKELQELGNWLKVDPSGFKLSLIKHHCLGKYKKGLTHEELKMVMEIAGPTMEKLGYL
- a CDS encoding UDP-glucuronic acid decarboxylase family protein; protein product: METCLVTGGAGFIGSHLCEKLLGKGYHVLCMDNFITGRKENIQPLFSNPHFKFLHHDVIQSIELKEEVHYIFHFASPASPVHYQWYPLETALVNSTGTKNLLDVTLGGPTKFLLASTSEVYGDPLVHPQKESYWGNVNTVGPRSCYDESKRLAETLTTIYHQEFGCDVAIVRIFNTYGPRMKKDDGRVVSNFICQAIRNLPLTVYGDGKQTRSLCYVDDLIEGITHVMFSKTTSGEVFNLGNPHEVTIGELAIVIKGLTRSKSEISYHPLPQDDPKQRNPDIQKIGDQLGWAPKISLEKGLSQTIDWFQKNQGKS